GGTGCATTGGGCCCGAAGCATACAACAACCACAAGCCGTAAATACAGGCGCCGATACCGACGATCAGGTGTGCTGGACGTGTAGCTATTTTTAACAAATAAGCGCCCACCAGAAAATAGGGAACCAGAATCATCTCTGAGGCGATAGTTAACAAGGTGTTATAGTCAGAACCTGTGAGCCAGATCAGGACAAGGCAAACCTGCACGCTGATGTTGGTCAGCCAAAGTGAAGCTGAAGGCGCATTATTTTTATTCTGACGAGCAAATAAGCGCGGAAAGGCTTTATGGGTCGCCGCCAGAAAGGGAACTTCTGCTGCCATGATCGTCCAGCTCAGGTACGCACCACAGACAGAGACGATAAGACCCGCGGCAATCACCACATCGCCCCAGGAGCCCATCATGTTTACCATCAGGCCAGCCATTGATGGATTACGCATGCCGGCCAGCTCAGGACGTGCAACCACACCGAGTGAAAGCAGCGTCACCAGCAGGTAGACACCTAATGCTGCCAGTACGGCAAGTAAGGTGGCCCGGCCTACGTCGTGCTTATTACGGGCACGGGCAGAAACCACCACTGCACCCTCAACACCGATGAATACCCACAGGGTTATCAGCATCGTATTTTTGACCTGTTCCCAGACAGGAACGCCCAGAGCAATACCCGTAAAGTCGAGCTTAAAGACATCAAGACGGAACGCAATAAATGCCAGAACGATAAACAGGCCCAATGGGACCAGTTTCGCCAGCGTTGCGACCAGATTGATGCTCGCGGCAGTCTGCACACCACGTAAAACCAGCCAGTGAACGAACCACAGTAGTACCGATGCGCCGACAATAGATTGCCAGGTATTCCCGTCGCCGAAGAGCCGTAACTCTGGCGTATCGGTAAAGAAACTCAATGCAGAAAAGACGATGACCAGATACGAGACATTGGCGATAACCGCGCATAACCAGTAGCCCCAGGCCGAGCAAAACCCGATAAGCTCGCCGAATCCTTCACGGGCATAAGTAAATATCCCGCCGTCAAGGTCTGGACGGATACGGGTCAGCAGTAGCATGGCGAAGGCCAGCAGCAAAATCCCGGCCCCGGTGATACCCCAACCAATGAGGAGTGCCGCAGGGCTTGCGACGGCAGTCATATTTTGCGGCAAACTGAATACACCCGCACCCAGCATTGAGCTTAAAACGAGTGCAGTCAAAGCACTCAGGCCAAGTTTCTTTTCCATTGGCTTCCTGTTATGAAAGGTCCAAATCCAGAATAATTATTTCGCACAGGCGCATAAAAATGGTGGATCACACTAAGGCGCGGGATTTTACGGAGTGTCACGAAGTCATGCAATGACGTGAGGCAGAAATTAGAATAAAAGTTACAAAAAAAGGCGGCATTGCGCCACCTTTGTTAAACCGTTTACTTACTTGTACAAATCGGCACTGATCGTCATGTTGTTACCACGTTCCTGCCACTGGCGGGTGATGTGGTAATACTTAGCCCCTTTCTTCGCCGCGCGTTTTGCGACCTGATAAGAGACTTCCGTCATATTGCCGTAGTTACCTGTAAACTTGATGCTGTCGAACGGAACCATCTGCGCAGCAGTGGTTTTGTTCAACTCTTCAATTTTGGTCCCGTCTGGCAGGGTAACGGAGTAACGACCGCCTTTTGTGGATTGCGTTTCAAAGAAGCGACCCACTTCCGCGCTTGGCGCAGCAGAGGTCGCAACGCCTGGAATTTCCACTTTCTTCGCTTCTTCGCCACCTTTCGCGATTGCTGCGCGGCCAGCGTCAGAATCGGCAGGGATAGCATCCGGGCTTTGCAGAACGCGTTTTTTCGCATCTTCTTTATAGATGAATGCGGTAATACGCTGGTTGCCGCCCTGGTTGGCATCGACCTGGCGCACAATATAGAAAGAGTAGGCCCCTTTCTCTTTGGCGGCTTTGGTGATTGCATCGTTCACTTCAGGCTGGCTGCGGTAGAACCCCTGAACAGTCACGGTGTCGTAAGGTTCCAGTTCAATCGCCTGATCTTTTGGCAGTTCGACGATACCGTTAATCACGCGATTTTTGGGTGCGTCAGCTTTTGGGGCATTGTCTTTGAACAGCGCGATGGTTACGCGCTGGTTGCCGCTGTTGCCGTAGTCAGACTGGTCAACAACGTAAAACGAGGCTGCACCGTTTTTATCGGCGGCTTTTGATGCGGCGTTAACGGCATCGCCAATAGAGTTATAACGACCCACAATGACCGTATGGTCAAAAGGTTTTAACGCTGCCGCTTGCTCCGGCGTTAACTCTGTCGCGGCATTCGCAGACAGGGCGGTCGCAGAAAGAAGTGCGGACGCCAGGAGTGTGTTCTTAAGCTTCATAAAAATAATCCTTCGCCTTGCGCAAACCATGTACTGGTATTGTTGTTAATTTGAGACGGTCTCGATTATTGCATTTAAAACCCGTTGCTGTCTGCGCCATTTTTCGCACCC
This sequence is a window from Enterobacter sp. RHBSTW-00994. Protein-coding genes within it:
- the ydgH gene encoding DUF1471 family protein YdgH — its product is MKLKNTLLASALLSATALSANAATELTPEQAAALKPFDHTVIVGRYNSIGDAVNAASKAADKNGAASFYVVDQSDYGNSGNQRVTIALFKDNAPKADAPKNRVINGIVELPKDQAIELEPYDTVTVQGFYRSQPEVNDAITKAAKEKGAYSFYIVRQVDANQGGNQRITAFIYKEDAKKRVLQSPDAIPADSDAGRAAIAKGGEEAKKVEIPGVATSAAPSAEVGRFFETQSTKGGRYSVTLPDGTKIEELNKTTAAQMVPFDSIKFTGNYGNMTEVSYQVAKRAAKKGAKYYHITRQWQERGNNMTISADLYK
- a CDS encoding amino acid permease — encoded protein: MEKKLGLSALTALVLSSMLGAGVFSLPQNMTAVASPAALLIGWGITGAGILLLAFAMLLLTRIRPDLDGGIFTYAREGFGELIGFCSAWGYWLCAVIANVSYLVIVFSALSFFTDTPELRLFGDGNTWQSIVGASVLLWFVHWLVLRGVQTAASINLVATLAKLVPLGLFIVLAFIAFRLDVFKLDFTGIALGVPVWEQVKNTMLITLWVFIGVEGAVVVSARARNKHDVGRATLLAVLAALGVYLLVTLLSLGVVARPELAGMRNPSMAGLMVNMMGSWGDVVIAAGLIVSVCGAYLSWTIMAAEVPFLAATHKAFPRLFARQNKNNAPSASLWLTNISVQVCLVLIWLTGSDYNTLLTIASEMILVPYFLVGAYLLKIATRPAHLIVGIGACIYGLWLLYASGPMHLLLSVVLYAPGLLVFIYARRTHQLNNALKRREMALIGLLLVAAVPATWMLMG